CGGCATCAACTCGCTGGGCATCACGCTGGCGGCGCAGGCCAACCGCGCCCTGCTGCGCCGCTTTGAACCGGCACAGGTGGCACGCTGGGCAGCACGGGCGGCAGGCATCGTCAGTGCGCTGCTGCTCGGCTCGGCGCTGCTGCATGTGCTGAGTGTGCCGCTGCTTTCGGTGCTGTTCTTCAGCCTGTTGTGCTGCGTGGGAATGCTGTTGCCCAATAACGCGGCGCTGGCCCTGTCGAGCGTGCAGACGCGGGTCGGCAGTGCGGCGGCCCTCAATGGCACCATCCAGATGACGCTCGGTGGTCTGTCGGGCACCCTGGTCGGAGCGCTGGGCGGGACTCCGGTGGTGATTATGGCTGTCATTCTGGTGTGCGTGGTGGGTGTGCTGATGTGTTACGCGGTGGTCAGAAGAACTCGCTGAATTGAAGAGCTGTCAGGACAGAAGCAGGGCCGAGCTATCAAGTCTCGGCCCTGCTTCTGTCTTTAAATGCTTCCTCAGCTTCTGCGGCCACTGCCCCCGAACAGCTGAAGCAGGAACAGGAACATGTTGATGAAGTCGAGGTACAGCTGAAGCGCACCGTAGATGGCTCCCTTCTCGGCCATCTCGCCCTGAAGACCCTGGAGCGCCATCGCTTTCAGACGGTTGGTGTCGTAGGCGGTGAGGGCGGCGAACAGCACCACACCGATCAGGCTGATGACGATGCTCAGTGGGCCGCTTGCCACGAAGATATTCACGATGATGGCGACGACCAGACCGATCAGGGCGTACAGCAGGAAGTTGCCCCAGGCCGACAGATTGCGCTTGGTGAAGTAGCCGAACGCGCTCATGCCCGCGAACGTCAGGGCGCTCGACGCGAAGGCGGCGGTCACGTCAGCGCCGGTATACCGCTGCAAGATGATGCTGAAGGTGATGCCCGTGACGGCGGCGTAGACC
The nucleotide sequence above comes from Deinococcus ruber. Encoded proteins:
- a CDS encoding Bax inhibitor-1/YccA family protein; this encodes MNSYLTSPAATEQVVRSFMGRTYSWMTAGLALTAIIAFLTANNPDALDWAYRNTFLLILVQFGVVMFLSFAIQRVSSMVAGVLFMVYAAVTGITFSIILQRYTGADVTAAFASSALTFAGMSAFGYFTKRNLSAWGNFLLYALIGLVVAIIVNIFVASGPLSIVISLIGVVLFAALTAYDTNRLKAMALQGLQGEMAEKGAIYGALQLYLDFINMFLFLLQLFGGSGRRS